In Meles meles chromosome 14, mMelMel3.1 paternal haplotype, whole genome shotgun sequence, a single window of DNA contains:
- the LOC123925313 gene encoding homeobox protein NANOG-like: MSADPALPQSPPGPRPPGSRDSSPMPEVCRPEESYASLQMSSAETPHAETISPLPSSVDLLVQDSPDSSTSPKVKLPPTSAKERTGRKEDTAQGKKQKIRTVFSQTQLYVLNDRFQRQKYLSLQQMQELSNILNLSYKQVKTWFPNQRMKCKRWQKNHWPKESKSVTQNSTAATEYPAFYSYHQGHLMNTSGNLPIWSSSQTWNNPNWSNQTWNSQSWSNHSWNGQSWSNHSWTSQTWCPQAWNSQLHSCGEESLQPQIQFQQNSVSDLESLLETSGESYSVIQQSAKYFSTQQIMDLFPNYSVNIQPEDV, translated from the coding sequence ATGAGTGCGGATCCAGCTCTGCCCCAGTCCCCTCCTGGCCCCAGACCGCCCGGGTCTAGGGACTCTTCTCCAATGCCTGAGGTTTGCAGGCCTGAAGAAAGTTATGCGTCCCTACAAATGTCATCTGCGGAGACGCCCCACGCGGAGAccatctctcctcttccttcctccgtGGATCTGCTTGTTCAGGACAGCCCGGATTCCTCCACCAGTCCCAAGGTGAAACTACCGCCCACTTCTGCAAAGGAGAgaacagggaggaaggaagacacaGCCCAGGGCAAGAAACAGAAGATCAGGACAGTATTCTCTCAGACCCAACTCTATGTCCTCAATGATCGATTTCAGAGGCAGAAATACCTCAGCCTCCAGCAGATGCAAGAACTTTCCAACATTCTGAACCTTAGCTATAAGCAGGTAAAGACCTGGTTCCCGAACCAGAGAATGAAATGTAAAAGGTGGCAGAAAAACCACTGGCCAAAGGAGAGCAAGAGTGTGACTCAGAATAGCACGGCAGCCACGGAATACCCAGCCTTCTACTCCTACCACCAGGGACACCTGATGAACACTTCTGGAAACCTTCCAATATGGAGCAGCAGCCAGACCTGGAATAACCCGAATTGGAGCAACCAGACCTGGAACAGCCAATCTTGGAGCAACCACTCCTGGAACGGCCAGTCTTGGAGCAATCACTCCTGGACCAGTCAGACCTGGTGCCCCCAAGCTTGGAACAGTCAGCTCCACAGCTGTGGAGAGGAATCCCTGCAACCCCAGATCCAGTTCCAGCAAAATTCCGTCAGTGATTTGGAGTCCCTCTTAGAAACTTCTGGGGAAAGCTATAGTGTAATACAGCAGTCCGCTAAGTATTTCAGTACCCAGCAAATCATGGATTTGTTCCCAAATTACTCTGTGAACATACAGCCTGAAGATGTGTGA